The DNA region TATGCCGCGGCTCCTCGGCTCAAGCACTGCTGTCTCTGGAATACCGGGTCACCCGCATGCGCGGGTGACGACACCGACGATCTGCATGATTTCGGAATAATGGAAGAATATTACTGAGTTGCCCGACGTGTCAAGTCGCCCGTGTCGAGCACCGGCAGCCGCCGGGCTCCTTTGCATGGGGTTGTTTTTCGATATTTTGGCAGTCAGTCGTCCCTTCAGAGCATCCCCAGCGCCTGCATGTAGGTTTCCAGGATGGTTTCCTGCTCCTGGCGCTCATTGGCATCCTGCTTGCGCAGGCGCACGATGGTGCGCAGCGCCTTGACGTCGAAGCCGTTGCCTTTGGCCTCCGCGTAGACGTCGCGGATATCGTCCGAGATCGTCTTCTTCTCTTCTTCCAGCCGCTCGATGCGCTCGATGATGGACTTGAGCTGGTCCTTGGCGAAACGGGTTGCGGGCTCTTCCTGGACGGCGGCGGACGTGGCCATCGCGTACTCCTGAACTGGCATTGCTGTGTGACGCGAATACGCGTCATGCGCACCGCTTGCTGCGGGCGACCCTCGATTTTGCGGCGCGTTCCGTCAAGGAAACATCGCGCTCATCCACAGCGCGCCCACAGGAGATGCGGACGGTGTTCATGCGGGCGTCGTGATTCCGGGGCGATGCGCAGCGTCGAACCCGGAATCACCACTGCGCTCAATGTCCGCTCGGCGCCTTCTTCATCGCGGCGAGTTGTTCCGGCGTCGCGCTGCCCTGGTACTTCGCCTTCCACTCCTCATAGGGCATGCCGTAGACCGCCTCGCGGCTCTCGTCCTTGCTGACGGCAATGCCCTTGGTGTCGGCCGCTTCCTTCATCCAGTTGGACAGGCAGTTGCGGCAGAAGCCGGCCAGATTCATCAGGTCGATGTTCTGCACGTCGGTCCTCTCGCGCAAATGGCCGACCAGGCGCCGGAACACCGCGGCCTCGAGTTCTGTTCTGGTTTTGTCGTCAATGGTCATCGCCGTCATCCCGCTGTGTCTTCCTCACCATATTGATATCAGTTGGGAATTGTCACAGTTTTTGCCATATCGCCGCGCAGAACGCCCTCTCGGCTGCAGCCCGCAACGGTCCAGCAGCATGCCAGATGCGCGCCCGCCCGTTGACAGTGACAGCCGGAACACGCGAAATCGCCAATGATCTGATATAGCCTCCCCGCATGAATCCAGCAGATTCCCTCACTTCAAGCTCCCGAATCACTCGCCTGACGATGGCCGGCATCCTGCCGGTGCTGGCGGTTGTCGTGGCATGCCTGTGGACGAGCCCGGCGGCTGCCGATTTCCGGCTCTGCAACAACACATCGAGCCGGGTCGGCATCGCGCTGGGCTACAAGGACGCCGAGGGCTGGACCACCGAGGGCTGGTGGAACGTGTCGTCACGCAGCTGTGAGACATTGCTGCGCGGCAATCTCGTGGCGCGCTACTATTACATCTATGCGCTCGACTATGATCGCGGCGGTGAATGGTCCGGCCAGGCCTTCATGTGCTCGCGCGACAAGGAATTCACCATCAAGGGCACGGAGAATTGCCTCGCGCGCGGTTTCGACCGCACCGGCTTCTTCGAGGTCGACACCGGCGAGCAGCGTGCATGGACCGTCCAATTGACCGAAGCCAACGAACAACAGCCGCAGAAAGTGCCGGGAATGCCGGGCGGCGTCGGCCCGGGAAGCCCGGGAACGATGCCGGGCCTGCCAAACCCGCCGCCGGGCGCAGCGCCTCCGGGCGCGTCTGGTCTGCCACCAGCCGCAACGCCCGGGAACAAACCATGAGACGACTGCGCCGTATCAAGATTCTCGCAACCCTCGGCCCGGCCTCGTCCGACAGCGCGATGATTCGCAAGTTGTTCGAGGCAGGTGCCGACGTGTTCCGCATCAACATGAGCCACACCCCGCATGACAAGATGCGGGAGCTGGTGAAAACCATCCGCAACGTCGAATCGAGCTACGGCCGGCCGATCGGCATCCTGGTCGATCTGCAGGGGCCGAAGCTCCGGCTCGGCGCCTTCGAGGGCGGCTCGACCCAGCTCAACAACGGCCAGACCTTCATTTTGGATTCCGACAAGACGCCCGGCAACAACAGCCGCGTGCTGCTGCCGCATCCCGAGATTCTCGCAGCGCTGCGGCCCGGCCACGCGCTGCTGCTCGACGATGGCAAGGTGCGGCTGATCGCCGAGGAAACCTCGCCGGAGCGCGCGGTGACGCGGGTCGTGATCGGCGGCAAGATGTCGGACCGCAAGGGCGTCAGCCTGCCCGACACCGACCTGCCCGTCTCGGCAATGACGCCGAAGGACCGCGCCGATCTGGAAGCCGCGCTGCCCGAGGGCATCGACTGGGTCGCGCTGTCCTTCGTGCAGCGCGCCGAGGATGTCGTCGAGGCCAAGAAGATGATCCGCGGCCGCGCCGCCGTGATGGCCAAGATCGAAAAGCCGCAGGCGATCGACCGCCTCGGCGACATCATCGATGCGTCGGACGCACTGATGGTGGCGCGCGGCGATCTCGGTGTCGAGCTGCCGCTGGAGCGGGTGCCGAGCCTGCAGAAGCAGATGACGCGGATGGCCCGCCGCGCCGGCAAGCCGGTGGTGGTCGCAACCCAGATGCTGGAATCGATGATCCAGTCGCCGGTGCCGACCCGCGCCGAGGTCTCAGACGTCGCCACCGCCGTCTATGAGGGCGCCGACGCCATCATGCTTTCGGCGGAGTCCGCCGCCGGCAAATTCCCGGTCGAAGCGGTCTCGACCATGAACCGGATCGGCGAGGAAGTGGAGCGCGACCCGACCTATCGCGGCGTGATCAATGCCTCGCGCGTCGATCCTGAAGCGACCGTGGGCGACGCCATTGCAGACGCGGCGCGGCAGATCGCCGAGACGCTCGATCTCTCGGCGATCATCTGCTGGACCTCGTCGGGCTCGACCGCGTTCCGCGTGGCGCGTGAGCGGCCCAAGGTGCCCGTGGTCGCGATCACGCCCAATATCGCCACCGGCCGCAAGCTGTCGGTGGTGTGGGGCGTGCATTGCGTGGTCGCCGAGGACGCCCACGATCTCGACGACATGGTCAATCGCGCCGGCTCGATCGCGTTCAGGGACGGTTTTGCCAAGGCCGGCCAGCGCGTCATCATCGTCGCCGGCGTGCCGCTGCGCGCGCCCGGCACCACCAACATGCTGCGCATCGCCTCGGTCGGCCCGAACGGCGACGCGGAGATCATCTGAGCGCGCCGGACCACGCTCAGCGTGACCCGGAACGCGCAACCACGATCAGCTCTGCAGGTTCGCCTCGAGCGTGATCTTGGTGTTGAGCAGCTTCGATATCGGACAGCCGGCCTTGGCCTTGCCGGCCAGTTCCTGCAACGTCGCATCGGTGGCGCCGGGGATCTTCGCCGCCAGCGTCAGGTGCACCGCGGTGATGGCAAAGCCGTCGCCGACCTTCTCCAGCGTCACGTCGGCCTTGGTCTCCATGTGCTCCGCGGTGAGCTTGGCTTCGCCCAGGATCAATGACAGCGCCATCGTGAAGCAGGCGGCGTGCGCCGCGCCGA from Bradyrhizobium genosp. L includes:
- a CDS encoding DUF2312 domain-containing protein encodes the protein MATSAAVQEEPATRFAKDQLKSIIERIERLEEEKKTISDDIRDVYAEAKGNGFDVKALRTIVRLRKQDANERQEQETILETYMQALGML
- a CDS encoding DUF1244 domain-containing protein, with the translated sequence MTIDDKTRTELEAAVFRRLVGHLRERTDVQNIDLMNLAGFCRNCLSNWMKEAADTKGIAVSKDESREAVYGMPYEEWKAKYQGSATPEQLAAMKKAPSGH
- a CDS encoding DUF1036 domain-containing protein, with the translated sequence MAGILPVLAVVVACLWTSPAAADFRLCNNTSSRVGIALGYKDAEGWTTEGWWNVSSRSCETLLRGNLVARYYYIYALDYDRGGEWSGQAFMCSRDKEFTIKGTENCLARGFDRTGFFEVDTGEQRAWTVQLTEANEQQPQKVPGMPGGVGPGSPGTMPGLPNPPPGAAPPGASGLPPAATPGNKP
- the pyk gene encoding pyruvate kinase; the protein is MRRLRRIKILATLGPASSDSAMIRKLFEAGADVFRINMSHTPHDKMRELVKTIRNVESSYGRPIGILVDLQGPKLRLGAFEGGSTQLNNGQTFILDSDKTPGNNSRVLLPHPEILAALRPGHALLLDDGKVRLIAEETSPERAVTRVVIGGKMSDRKGVSLPDTDLPVSAMTPKDRADLEAALPEGIDWVALSFVQRAEDVVEAKKMIRGRAAVMAKIEKPQAIDRLGDIIDASDALMVARGDLGVELPLERVPSLQKQMTRMARRAGKPVVVATQMLESMIQSPVPTRAEVSDVATAVYEGADAIMLSAESAAGKFPVEAVSTMNRIGEEVERDPTYRGVINASRVDPEATVGDAIADAARQIAETLDLSAIICWTSSGSTAFRVARERPKVPVVAITPNIATGRKLSVVWGVHCVVAEDAHDLDDMVNRAGSIAFRDGFAKAGQRVIIVAGVPLRAPGTTNMLRIASVGPNGDAEII
- a CDS encoding OsmC family protein, encoding MTTTHGSAKWQGGIKDGKGAISTKSGALSDYPYGFASRFEGKPGSNPEELIGAAHAACFTMALSLILGEAKLTAEHMETKADVTLEKVGDGFAITAVHLTLAAKIPGATDATLQELAGKAKAGCPISKLLNTKITLEANLQS